A genomic segment from Nicotiana sylvestris chromosome 1, ASM39365v2, whole genome shotgun sequence encodes:
- the LOC104227445 gene encoding glycine-rich RNA-binding protein 4, mitochondrial-like, with the protein MAFCNKLRGLLRQSISISGNALNAQAPAVSMLNAMRCMSTKLFIGGLSYGTDDQSLKDAFASFGDVVDSKVITDRDTGRSRGFGFVNFTDGESAKEAMTAMDGQELNGRNIRVSLAQERAPRSGGFGSGGGYGGGYGGSRGNDGF; encoded by the exons ATGGCATTCTGCAACAAACTTAGGGGTCTTTTGAGGCAGAGCATTTCCATAAGCGGCAATGCATTGAATGCACAAGCACCAGCTGTGTCAATGCTTAATGCCATGCGTTGCATGTCAACAAAGCTTTTCATTGGGG GTCTTTCATATGGAACTGATGATCAATCTCTGAAGGATGCATTTGCCAGCTTTGGTGATGTTGTCGATT CTAAGGTCATCACCGATAGAGACACTGGGAGATCGAGGGGTTTTGGATTCGTGAACTTTACAGATGGTGAATCTGCAAAGGAAGCTATGACGGCAATGGATGGACAG GAACTCAACGGGAGGAACATCCGCGTCAGTCTTGCCCAGGAAAGAGCTCCTCGCAGCGGTGGTTTTGGTTCTGGTGGCGGATATGGTGGTGGCTATGGTGGATCTAGAGGAAACGACGGATTCTAA